In the Streptomyces coeruleoprunus genome, GCCGGCCCTCGCCTTCTACTCCCTGGCGGAACGCCAACTGGTGGGGGGCATCACGGCGGGCGCGACGAAGGGGTGACCCGCGGCGCCACCGGGGGTGGGCCGCCCGGTTCCCTCCGGGCAGGGGGGCCTGGCTTGCGGGATCTCGTATGGCGGGGCGTCGGGCCCGCCGCCCCGCGAGCAGCGCCACCGCCGCGCCGCACGCGGCGCAGTCCGACCAACCCGTCCAGCCAGGTGACCTGGCGTACGGACAGGACCTTCTGGGCGCACGAGGAGGCCCCCACCGCGGTGGGACCGGTGCCGGGCGGTGCCGTGGGCGTCGACGAGGGCCCCACGGGCCGTGGCCCGTCGCCGAGCCGGGCGGACGTCGCCCCCGGGGGGGCGCCGCGTCGGCGGGGCCGGTGAAGACGGGCTGACCGCGGAAGAGGGGGTATCGCCCTGCAGCCGGCCTGCGCGCGAGCGGAGGCCGGCTCCGCCGCACACGGCAGGTGTCGACCGGTGCCGTCCTCGGCGCGGACCACGGAAAGCCCCGCTCCACACCCTCCGACCCGATGTGACGTGCTTCACATCCCGAGCCTGTCAGGAATCGCAGGGCTGCCCGGTTCAAGGGGCGAAACCGCGCAAGACAGCGGTGGAACCCTCGCAGACAGGAGCAGGTCCATGCAGCACCGCATCGTCGTCCTCGGAGCCGGCTACACCGGAGCCGTCGTCGCCGGCCGCCTCGCCAAGCGGCTGCACCGCGAGGACGTCGCCATCACCCTCGTCAACCCCGAGCCCGACTTCGTCGAGCGCGTCCGGCTGCACCAGCTCGCGGTCGGCCAGGACCTCACGCCCCGGCCCTTCAGGGAGATGTTCGCGGGCACGGGCGTGGCTCTGAAGCTCGCGAAGGTCACCGCCGTGGACGTGGACCGCAAGACGGTGACGGTCACCGCCACGAGCGGCCCCGAGCGCGAGGACCTGGAGTACGACACGCTGGTCTACGCCCTCGGCAGCGGCTGGAACGACGGGGGCGTCCCCGGCGTCACCGAGCACGCCCACGACATCGCCGGCCGCCCCGGAGCGCTCCGGCTGCGCGAGCGCCTGGCCCGCCTGGAGGCCGGCCGGCCCGTGGTCGTGGTCGGCGGCGGCCTGACCGGCCTGGAGGCCGCGACCGAGATCGCGGAGACCCGCCCGGACCTCGACGTCGCCCTGGCCGTCCGCGGGGGCCTCGGCGACTGGCTCTCGGACAAGAGCCGCGCCCACCTGCGCAAGGTGGTGGACGAGCTCGGCATCACGGTCCACGAACACGCCGCGGTCACCGCCGTGGCGGCGGACGCCGTGACGACGGCCGACGGCCGGACGGTCCGCGCCGAGGTCACGGTCTGGACCACCGGCTTCGCCGTCCACCCGATCGCCGGGGCCACCACCCTGGAACTGACCGACAGCGGCCAGATCGTCGTCGACGCCACGATGCGCTCGGTCTCCCACCCGGACGTGTACGCCGTGGGTGACGCGGCGATGGCGACCGGCCCGGGCGGCAAGCCCCTGCGCATGTCCTGCGCCTCGGGCGTCCCCATGGCCTGGCAGGCCGCCGACGCCCTCGCGGCCCGCCTCGCCGGCACCAAGGTCCGCCGCATCCCCATCCGCTACTTCCAGCAGTGCGTCTCGCTGGGCCGCAAGGAGGGCCTGATCCAGTTCGTCACCGCCGACGACCGAGCGGTCGACCGGGCCCTGACGGGCCGCGTGGCCGCCGTCTACAAGGAACTGATCTGCAAGGGCGCGGCCTGGGGCGTCGCCAACCCGACGGCGGGCCTGCCGTCCCGGCGCCGGCGTGTCGTACGGCAGGCGACCCGGATCGGCGCACGGGCGGAGGCGGCGGCCTGACCCCGCCCGTGCGGCCGGGGCCGCGCGCCGCAGGGGTCAAGCGGTGGCGGGGCGGGGGGAGGTGCTGGCGCGGATGACCAGTTCCGTGGAGAGCTCGACGCGTGGCGCGTCGAGCTCCTCCTCCCGCGTGAGGCGCAGGATCGCCCGCACCGCCGCCTTGCCCATCTCGGCGAGCGGCTGCCGCACCGTCGTCAGCGGCGGCGCCGACCACCGTACTTCCGGAAGGTCGTCGAAACCGACCACGCTCATGTCCTCCGGTACGCGCAGCCCCCGCCGCCGCAGCGCCTCGATGGCGCCCAGGGCCATCTGGTCGGAGGCGGCGAACAGCGCCGTCGGCGGCTCCGCCAGGTCGAGGAGCGTGTTGCAGCCGGTGAACCCGGACGCGTGGTAGAAGTCGCCGGGCACGATCAGAGACTCGTCCACGGCGATCCCGGCGCCCTCCAGCGCCGCCCGGTACCCGTCGAGCCGCGCGCGCGAGCACAGCAGCCGGGGCGGCCCGGCCACGAAGCCGATCCTGCGGTGCCCGAGGCGCAGCAGGTGTTCCGTGGCGGCGAGGCCGCCCGCCCAGTTGGTGGCGCCGACGGTCGGCGCGTCCAGAGCGGGCGAGCCGGCCGGGTCGACGACCACGAGGGGGACGCCGAGGCGGCGCAGCTCCTCGTGAAAGACCGGCTCCAGGACGGAGGTCACGAGGATGACGCCGCCCGAGGCCCGGGCGCGCAGGTTGCGCATCCACTGGCGGGCGTCGCCGCTGCGTCCGTGGATGGCGGAGACGACGGTGCCCATGCCGGCGGCGTGCGCGACCTCCTCGACGCCCCGGATGATCTCGACGGCCCAGGGGCTGTCGAGGTCGTTGAAGACCAGGTCGAGGAGGGCGGCGCGGTCGCCGGGCGCGCTGGGGCGCCGCCGGTAGCCGTGGGCGCGCAGCAGGTCCTCCACGCGGGCGCGGGTGGCCGGGGACACGTCGGACCTGCCGTTGACGACCCGGGAGACGGTGGGTACGGACACCCCCGCCTCCCGGGCGATGTCCGTGATCGTCACCTTCGCCTTGGCCGTCCGGCCCTCCGACCCGTCACCGGTCCCGCTGCCGGTCGTCGTGCTGTCCGCTGCCAATTCCCCCACCTCCGTTGACGGTTGCCCCGCACGCCTCTACCGTTCCGGACGCACTCTCGAAACTTTGCAGCAGTCTTCCGGAAGACCGGAGGAGACGTGAAGCCATCATGAGAGGGACGTCCATGAAGCTCCAGAGCTTACGCAGAGCCGCGTTCGGTATCTCGGCCACGGCCCTGTTGGTGGCCGGCGCGGTCGCCCCCGCGGGCGCCGCCCCCGCCGGGGCCGCCGCCGAACCGGTCCTGCGGGACCT is a window encoding:
- a CDS encoding NAD(P)/FAD-dependent oxidoreductase, coding for MQHRIVVLGAGYTGAVVAGRLAKRLHREDVAITLVNPEPDFVERVRLHQLAVGQDLTPRPFREMFAGTGVALKLAKVTAVDVDRKTVTVTATSGPEREDLEYDTLVYALGSGWNDGGVPGVTEHAHDIAGRPGALRLRERLARLEAGRPVVVVGGGLTGLEAATEIAETRPDLDVALAVRGGLGDWLSDKSRAHLRKVVDELGITVHEHAAVTAVAADAVTTADGRTVRAEVTVWTTGFAVHPIAGATTLELTDSGQIVVDATMRSVSHPDVYAVGDAAMATGPGGKPLRMSCASGVPMAWQAADALAARLAGTKVRRIPIRYFQQCVSLGRKEGLIQFVTADDRAVDRALTGRVAAVYKELICKGAAWGVANPTAGLPSRRRRVVRQATRIGARAEAAA
- a CDS encoding LacI family DNA-binding transcriptional regulator, with translation MTITDIAREAGVSVPTVSRVVNGRSDVSPATRARVEDLLRAHGYRRRPSAPGDRAALLDLVFNDLDSPWAVEIIRGVEEVAHAAGMGTVVSAIHGRSGDARQWMRNLRARASGGVILVTSVLEPVFHEELRRLGVPLVVVDPAGSPALDAPTVGATNWAGGLAATEHLLRLGHRRIGFVAGPPRLLCSRARLDGYRAALEGAGIAVDESLIVPGDFYHASGFTGCNTLLDLAEPPTALFAASDQMALGAIEALRRRGLRVPEDMSVVGFDDLPEVRWSAPPLTTVRQPLAEMGKAAVRAILRLTREEELDAPRVELSTELVIRASTSPRPATA